The segment GAGCACATTCTAGTTCAGGATAAATGCCAGGCCAAACAGCACGACTCACCTGAAGTTCAAATCTACGAATAGCATGAATCCTCAACATACTCAAGGTGGGGATCTCAGCAAGCACGAAAGATCTGAATTCACTCCAGGTAGAAAGCATCCCATCTGAGACTGCCATTCCTATCAAGGAAGCATATACCGGATGTATGCTCGGCGAACTTGGAGGAGGCGGAACGACGGTGTTGGTGGATGCTGATGCGGACATGGAAGCTATGTCCTCACTGATAGTCTTAACAAACTCATGGAGATTTTTATTTTGCGCACCCGGGCTCATCATGTCGAGCGGTGCGTCTGGCCGATTCCCAGCTTGGAGAGCGCTTAATTTCATTTTGTGCGGTCCAATGTTAGGATCGGGATATAAAAACTCGGCATCCAAAAATGCGCATGATGAAATGATGAGCGAGTATATTTTGAGACCTTCCTTGCGTGCTTTCTCCAAAATGACGGGGAGTTCATTGCTGACGATGTAATCTGATGCCAAAAAGGCGGGGCCAACTAATAGAATTGCGGCTGATGAACCTTTAAGAGAGGTTTGTATTTTGTTGTGCCAATCCTCGCTGGTCCGGATACGGGTGTCATCCCAAATATCAAAATCCCCTTGCTGGCGCAGATACGGTTTGAGGTGCATCTTAACCAGATTAAGACAACTTGAACCGTCAAAAGTTTTGTTATCCTTATGTGCGTAGGAGATGAAAATATTTTTACACGCAGGCATAATGAATATACTCAGGCAGTTAGGGTTTGCAGGGAAGATGGCAGTGATTGGACTTCACGGCAGACGAGGAAGTGCCAGGGGCCGAATTCTTTCAGGTTGTTGACGGCGTCCACCCAACGGCGGGCGGCGTTGTGTTTGTGGTTGGTTTTCTCCAGTTCGTGGACTTCGTATCCTTTGATCTCCAGCATGACGGTGAGGCCGTTTTTGAGGCGGACCAGGAAATCGGGCTCGTAGGTGTGGCTGATGCCGTAGAAATCGTAGGGGACGGTCAGGCCCAGATGGTCGTTGCGGGCGTAGTAGTGGACGGCGGGACATTGCTCCATGACCGTGGCGGCCTGGGCCTCCCAATCGGAATGCTGGACGACCAGGTTGATGTGGCTGTTCTGCGTGGGGGTCACGGGACGCTTGGTGACGAAATCCACGCCGGCGGTGGTGCCAAAGGGACGGTAACGGTTCAGGATGGGCACGATGGGGGATTCGCCAGAGGCGTCATGATGGTGGGTTGGTTCTTGGTCATAGGATTACTTGCCGTAGCCGTTTTTATCCATTAATTCGGCGAATCTGGACCAGGAAAGATGTCTGGAAATTTTACGGTAGCGACCAGTCCAACAAAATCCGCCACGACCGATTTCAAGTTTGCCAAGGAGTTCGCCATCCGCAGACACATTCAACCACAGGGATGAGCCGGCTTTGGTTAACGAATTTACCGAAAGGTAGGCCGAGGCGGAATGGACGCGGGCGACTTTTCGTTTTCTGGATTTGCCTTTGGATGTTTGTTTTGACATATGTGTAAATCTACCAACGTTCCTGAGCCTCACCGAGGGAAAACTCATAAAACTCCCCCTCTAACTTCAAATCAGTAATTTCACTGCGGGGGTGCTTAGTAGGTTCAGAACCTGGGTTCTTAAATGGTATGAAGGCACTTTTTGAGGAAACCTCCCCAGAAACTAGGACTAAGGGAACATGATTAGTGGGATTTGTTTTGTCATAGATATAAACCTGATGAAAAACATAAAGCTTACATTTCTGGACTTGATCAAGTGTTGGAAGCTTTTTATTTTGTTTTAGGAATTTTTCTGATAAATCAAACCTCAGACAAAGGACAATCTGATCATTAGCGATGTAATATCGCAATTCAGCACTAT is part of the Verrucomicrobiota bacterium genome and harbors:
- a CDS encoding toll/interleukin-1 receptor domain-containing protein, with protein sequence MPACKNIFISYAHKDNKTFDGSSCLNLVKMHLKPYLRQQGDFDIWDDTRIRTSEDWHNKIQTSLKGSSAAILLVGPAFLASDYIVSNELPVILEKARKEGLKIYSLIISSCAFLDAEFLYPDPNIGPHKMKLSALQAGNRPDAPLDMMSPGAQNKNLHEFVKTISEDIASMSASASTNTVVPPPPSSPSIHPVYASLIGMAVSDGMLSTWSEFRSFVLAEIPTLSMLRIHAIRRFELQVSRAVWPGIYPELECALKNFAHTLELLVEVINQHASTDERNWLVGCKFYINSENDDDYHRLFKLYIEWTDNYHNALTEAAKAANWLSDIIRRDIDPNFFLLDGYFCAGSPEPPKYTSSEIQSLLIGSEPKTQ